Part of the Primulina huaijiensis isolate GDHJ02 chromosome 15, ASM1229523v2, whole genome shotgun sequence genome is shown below.
GGAGAACTGATGCATGGAATGTTTTAGATACCACCAAAAGTACCTTATAAAGGCTTAAGACTTCAGTTGTTAGCTTGGCAGTGTCATACCAAGCACGCCGATTGACCACTTGAGTAATTTCTGTTCGAAGCAGAGGTCTCACCAAGTGTTTCTTTCCGAGTGAGGTGCGTAACAATATCCTTGCGAAGGCAGGAACTAACTCTCTTGACAAGCTTGCATTTAGTAATATAACACCCTTTATTTCAAGCTGAAAAACATGCCACAGAGAATATTTCTTTAGTAAGAAAGAGACAACAGAAGGCACAAATTTTCCACAGCAGAATCATTATCATACAGAAATAAACTATGATCTTGATCATCAATACTAACAAACCAAGAACCGGTACATTATATCATGAGCATAAATCAGCTTTCTAATTTACTGATTGATGAAACAAAGCATAATTCAATTGTTTGCACGAATCTCCAGGAGTAAACCATCATCTGTCAAATTTTCATCCACTGCATCTCAGTTTTCGTGATCTTGgacaaaaatgacattcaatATTTTACAGCAGAAACTTTAAACTTGTCATGATTCACATGCAAGATTGGGTTGCAAAGGCAGAAACGGCAAGATGTAAATTTCCATTGTACCCACTAACGCAGTTCGAAGATTTCACGTAGGAATCACAATTTACAAGTGCAATGCAAACAGAAAACTAAGAAAATTTACAGATGTAACAAAATTCAACAAGAAGCCAACTCACAGCATTCATATTTGCTGATGACTGAACTCTTTGGGCAGCTTTCAAAGCGAGCAGTCCACCATCATCATGCCCAACAAGGACAACTGAAGAAAAACCTATCCCTAAGCAAAATGAAAGAAGCAGGTCCACCTGACAAAACAAGCCATAAATTTTAATGCAACTGAGTGAGCTCAAGTAAGACAGGTTTGATTTGAGTGCAGACATATTCCACAATTGACTTCATTGAAAACAAAATGTTGTGTTCAACAGTGAGACACAGGGAATATCAGTAAAGTTTGATGCATTCATATTaacttccataaaataataactgAAGATGACAATATTACCTGATTGTCAAGTCTGTAAGGATTAGGCAACTGATTTTCCTCCCAATCTTTGTGCCTTGGTCTTGATGTCAAACCCCATCCTGGCCTGTCAAAAGCAGCAACAGCACAACCAACCTGACTGGCCAGGGTACCCATTACCTTTCTCCAAGAGAAGACCCCCCCTCCAAACCCATGCACTAAAACAATACCAAATTGTTCATTTATTTCTATATCTTGTTCCACTGGGGGAGACCCAAGTTTGTGTGATTCATCATCCTCATACAGCTCATTTAAGCTCAAAACAGGCATGCCTTCAGATATTGGGGATGATGGAGAACTGGCAAGGAGGGGAGCATACAGAGTTGATGAACTGTTATGGAACTGGTTACTGATGCTCCTGTGCATATTAAATTGGGTTTTAAGTGGAACGCTTAATGAGGGATGGTCAAAAAGGATAGTGGAGGACAAGGAACGGGGGGGCGATCCTGGCATGCTTATCTTGTAGTGAACCGTTAGCCTTTggcatgaaataaataagctGTCTACATCAGCTAGTAAACTAACTGGAAGTTCCCCACCATTATGCACTGATAGTGGTGTTTTTCTCCTCATTTCACCATCTTTGAAGGTTTTCCCAGCAGATGGAGTGGGTGATCGCGGAACCTTTTGGTAACCAGGGAAAATCAATTTGCAAGAAAGAACCTGATAATTACATAAGGTGATACAAGCTGATTATTTGGTGCAacattttttaatatgttagGTTGCAAAGAGCATGATCAACTAATGGAGACAACATAATTTgaaaatactcatacaaaaaccAAAAGTTCATTAACTTTGATCAAATTTGAGATTAAATCATCATGGCATTATTATTCATATTACACTAGTTAAATCTTCCCAAACCTATGGTAAACACCACAGTTATTGAAATCCCATGATTGGTGCCTAGGCTCCAGGCACAGTCAGTCTTACCCCTTGAGACTTAACACGAGCCAAGGCGCAACCCTTCAATGAAGCAGGCATCTTAACAGTAAAACCCCTAATTCTGACGTGCATTGAAGGTCCAATGTGCTATTAAGTATGCCTTAAACACAGAGATCTTAAGTACAAGGTGAACTGAAAGATAATAGTCTTCATTCTTGTCAATAAACTAATGATTGTTGGTCTTATCATAGTTCAATACTCTGTAAAGGGTATGTTTCGcgatatttataaattttcgttAATTTTTTAGATTTCACCATATTATCCCTCAGGACGCATACTTCAACAAAGAGCATGCTTCATATTTGACTTTACTCCTATGCTGGACAATAATAAACCTTACTTAACCTTGCATTTCTCATGATTATGACATTAGCAGTAAAGcagtaattataaatacaagATGTTGGGTTAGATATATCATGAACTTACAGCTTCCGGATCCACACGGTGAAACATGTGTTTCCTTCTGGCTTTGCAACTTGTACGGTAGGCCACAACAATGTGTCCAAGAGCAAAGACAACGGATGAGAGAAACAAAACAGGCATTCCCCAAGACTTCTTCAGATGGAGCCTTTTTCTTGACAGGGAAGTTGGAGTTTCAGATTCAAGTTCAGAATTGACACTGAAAACACAAGTCTTGATGGAAAGAAGAAGTATTGAAACAAGGGAGCAGAATGTTACAGTTCCTAGATAGGGCCCATGGGACAGTGCTGGACCATCGCACAATGTATATACACCTGCTCTcatttgacaaataaaaaacCAAGTAAATTTAGCATTGTAAATTATGCCTTAAAATGTGAAAATATTCTGGTTAAACAGCTGTTTGGCAACGAAAAACATAACCCACCGCAGAGaacaaatgcaaaaaaaaataaattctttgACATGATCTCTCAAATGACATAGTTATCACACAAAATTACCAGCG
Proteins encoded:
- the LOC140959480 gene encoding uncharacterized protein; this encodes MVVKGGWWWEKLRRCVRTVYFVVAMLASLLVVSLPVVVAISDAVLPCLLISSFTCVRCYGFREHLQRYSFKSSLIDIPLVSIIRSIIITCVYTLCDGPALSHGPYLGTVTFCSLVSILLLSIKTCVFSVNSELESETPTSLSRKRLHLKKSWGMPVLFLSSVVFALGHIVVAYRTSCKARRKHMFHRVDPEAVLSCKLIFPGYQKVPRSPTPSAGKTFKDGEMRRKTPLSVHNGGELPVSLLADVDSLFISCQRLTVHYKISMPGSPPRSLSSTILFDHPSLSVPLKTQFNMHRSISNQFHNSSSTLYAPLLASSPSSPISEGMPVLSLNELYEDDESHKLGSPPVEQDIEINEQFGIVLVHGFGGGVFSWRKVMGTLASQVGCAVAAFDRPGWGLTSRPRHKDWEENQLPNPYRLDNQVDLLLSFCLGIGFSSVVLVGHDDGGLLALKAAQRVQSSANMNALEIKGVILLNASLSRELVPAFARILLRTSLGKKHLVRPLLRTEITQVVNRRAWYDTAKLTTEVLSLYKAPLYVEGWDEALHEIGKLSYETVLSPQNATALLSAVESLPILVISGAEDVLVPLKSVQTMAYKLVNSRLVAISGCGHLPHEECPKALLAAISPFISKLISKSDLQNQ